One Defluviimonas sp. SAOS-178_SWC DNA window includes the following coding sequences:
- a CDS encoding SRPBCC family protein, protein MKFSTKEDVEAPAEIVFGAVSDFAAFERSALRRGADVARVDPAAEAGVGMTWSLRFPVRGKMRRVVCELDEYDPPSGLRCRIEGKGFNGMLTLGLVALSRSRTRLAVQLEVKPQTLAARLLLQSVRLNRASYTRRFEGRVQKFAADLELRHLTSRAP, encoded by the coding sequence GTGAAGTTTTCCACGAAAGAGGATGTCGAGGCACCGGCCGAGATCGTCTTCGGCGCGGTGTCGGATTTCGCGGCGTTCGAGCGGAGCGCGCTCCGGCGCGGCGCCGACGTGGCGCGGGTCGATCCGGCGGCCGAGGCGGGCGTCGGGATGACCTGGAGCCTGCGGTTTCCCGTGCGTGGCAAGATGCGGCGGGTGGTCTGCGAACTGGACGAATACGATCCCCCGTCCGGTCTTCGGTGCCGGATCGAGGGCAAGGGGTTCAACGGAATGCTGACGCTCGGCCTCGTCGCGCTGTCGCGAAGCCGCACCCGCCTTGCCGTTCAGCTCGAAGTGAAGCCGCAGACGCTTGCGGCGCGGCTTCTCCTTCAGTCAGTGCGGTTGAACCGGGCAAGCTATACCCGCCGGTTCGAAGGGCGGGTGCAGAAGTTCGCGGCCGATCTGGAACTCAGGCACCTGACATCGCGGGCGCCCTGA
- the nudC gene encoding NAD(+) diphosphatase, protein MRLAETVTFGGSALDRAAELRRRPGEIAALFREETARVLPVWRGKPLVAGAAAGWVRPGHPALSDAVAEPIFLGLDDGMPRFAADISAWAPAEGEVPPTAVFFDPTEQRHPALPEDHRFAELRGVMAALSPRDAELVATAKSVLAWHRSHRFCSACGAPSEVAEAGWQRRCPSCGVSHFPRTDPVVIMLITRGNRTLIGRSPGWPEGMYSCLAGFMEPGETLEAAVRREVAEEAGIHVGRVTYLASQPWPYPSSLMFGCAGEAEDEEITLDLAELEDARWISRDEMAEVLAGRHPSIRRPRAGAIAGFLLTNWVADRLD, encoded by the coding sequence ATGCGGCTTGCGGAAACGGTGACATTCGGCGGTTCGGCACTCGACCGCGCGGCTGAATTGCGACGGCGGCCGGGGGAGATCGCGGCGCTGTTCAGAGAGGAAACGGCCCGGGTTCTGCCGGTCTGGCGCGGCAAGCCGCTTGTTGCCGGGGCGGCGGCGGGCTGGGTCCGGCCGGGGCATCCGGCCCTGTCGGATGCGGTGGCAGAGCCGATTTTCCTTGGTCTCGATGACGGAATGCCGCGCTTCGCAGCCGACATATCCGCCTGGGCGCCGGCCGAGGGCGAGGTGCCGCCCACGGCGGTCTTCTTCGATCCGACCGAGCAGCGCCACCCGGCACTGCCCGAGGATCACCGTTTCGCCGAACTGCGCGGGGTGATGGCCGCGCTCTCGCCGCGCGACGCCGAACTGGTGGCGACGGCAAAGTCGGTCCTCGCCTGGCACCGCAGCCACCGGTTCTGTTCGGCCTGCGGCGCCCCGAGCGAGGTGGCTGAAGCCGGCTGGCAACGCCGCTGCCCGTCCTGCGGCGTGTCGCATTTTCCGCGTACCGACCCGGTGGTGATCATGTTGATCACGCGGGGAAACCGCACGCTCATCGGCCGCTCTCCGGGCTGGCCCGAGGGCATGTATTCCTGCCTCGCGGGCTTCATGGAGCCGGGCGAGACGCTTGAGGCGGCGGTCCGGCGCGAGGTCGCGGAGGAGGCGGGCATACATGTCGGCCGCGTCACCTACCTGGCGAGCCAGCCCTGGCCCTATCCCTCCTCGCTCATGTTCGGATGCGCGGGTGAGGCCGAGGACGAGGAGATCACGCTGGACCTGGCGGAGCTGGAGGATGCGCGCTGGATCAGTCGCGACGAGATGGCGGAGGTGCTGGCGGGCCGCCATCCGTCGATCCGCCGCCCGCGCGCGGGCGCGATCGCGGGGTTCCTGCTGACCAACTGGGTTGCGGACCGTCTGGATTGA